In Acidobacteriota bacterium, the genomic window GCCGGTCTTCACCTCCTCCCCCGGTGATTCGTCCATCGGCATGAACGTGGCCGCCATGGCCCTGAAGGGGAGCCGCTTCGCCTTCGACGTGAGCGCGGACGTGAACCTCACCGCGGCCATCGTGTGGGACGCCAAGCGGCGGGGGAAGAAGTCCGCCGTCCTCATCGCGGGGGGCGGGTCGCCCAAGAACTTCATGCTGCAGACCGAACCGCAGATCCAGGAAGTCCTGGGGCTCCCCGAGAAGGGCCACGACTACTTCCTCCAGATCACGGACGCCCGCCCGGACACGGGAGGGCTCTCGGGGGCCACGCCCTCGGAGGCCGTCTCCTGGGGGAAGGTGGATCCCAGCCAACTGCCGGATACGGTCGTGGTCTACACGGACAGCACCATCGCCCTTCCCCTCCTCACGGCCTACGCCCTGACCCGGACCCGGCCCCGGCCCTCCAAGCGGCTCTACGACCGGCTTCCCGCCCTGGGCAAGGCCCTCCAGAAGGCCTACCTCAAGAGGGAGACGGCCGCCGGGGGCTGAGGGGGCGCCGC contains:
- the speY gene encoding deoxyhypusine synthase, yielding KMLKRDVTVGLSLTGALTPAGIGRSCIVPLLRAGFVDWIVSTGANLYHDAHFALDLSLHRGSPFLDDTRLRREGVVRIYDILFDYSVLLRTDAFFRKVLENEEFQRPMSTAEFHYRIGAYLHERERALRLRTPSVLSTAFAEGVPVFTSSPGDSSIGMNVAAMALKGSRFAFDVSADVNLTAAIVWDAKRRGKKSAVLIAGGGSPKNFMLQTEPQIQEVLGLPEKGHDYFLQITDARPDTGGLSGATPSEAVSWGKVDPSQLPDTVVVYTDSTIALPLLTAYALTRTRPRPSKRLYDRLPALGKALQKAYLKRETAAGG